In one window of Synergistaceae bacterium DNA:
- a CDS encoding glycosyltransferase family 2 protein, whose amino-acid sequence MSLIISILCPCYNEEETIPVFFQKIIPILESLKEPFEIVCVNDGSRDSTLEVLLSFARCDNRVKVLDLSRNFGKEAALTAAIDYALGDAVIPIDVDLQDPPELIPEMVAKWREGYEVILARRIDRSSDSLMKRITAKIFYRFHNIVSRPHLPENVGDFRLMDRCVVEAVKSLHEHHRFMKGLFAWVGFKEWTIGYVRQPRTSGKSKFNAWRLWKFALEGITSFSTFPLTIWLYLGSLISLCSFCYGAFIFFKTIILGIELPGYASSICLILFFGGLQLLGIGIIGEYLGRTYIESKQRPVYIARSF is encoded by the coding sequence GTGAGTCTCATAATATCGATTTTATGTCCCTGTTACAACGAGGAAGAAACAATTCCAGTTTTTTTTCAAAAAATAATTCCGATTCTGGAGTCTCTGAAGGAGCCCTTCGAGATCGTCTGCGTCAATGACGGCAGCAGAGATTCCACGCTGGAAGTGTTGCTGTCTTTCGCTCGCTGCGACAATCGCGTAAAAGTTTTGGATTTATCCCGTAATTTTGGCAAGGAGGCGGCTTTAACCGCCGCCATTGATTACGCCCTGGGAGATGCGGTCATTCCCATCGACGTCGACTTGCAGGACCCGCCGGAACTGATTCCCGAAATGGTGGCGAAATGGCGCGAAGGCTACGAGGTGATTCTGGCCCGGCGAATCGACCGTTCCAGCGATTCTCTCATGAAACGCATAACCGCCAAAATTTTTTACCGTTTCCACAATATTGTCTCGCGTCCTCACCTGCCGGAAAATGTGGGGGATTTTCGCCTCATGGACCGCTGCGTCGTGGAAGCGGTGAAATCTCTGCATGAACACCACCGTTTCATGAAGGGGCTTTTTGCCTGGGTTGGATTTAAAGAATGGACAATCGGCTACGTCCGTCAGCCCCGGACGTCGGGAAAAAGCAAATTTAACGCCTGGCGGCTTTGGAAGTTCGCTCTGGAGGGGATCACCTCCTTCAGCACATTTCCTCTGACAATATGGCTGTATTTGGGCAGTTTAATTTCTTTGTGTTCTTTTTGTTACGGGGCGTTCATCTTTTTTAAAACGATTATCCTGGGAATTGAACTTCCGGGCTACGCGTCTTCGATCTGTCTCATCCTGTTTTTTGGAGGACTGCAGTTGCTGGGAATCGGCATCATTGGAGAATATCTGGGGCGAACCTACATTGAAAGCAAGCAGCGCCCCGTTTATATCGCACGATCTTTTTT